The Saccharomyces mikatae IFO 1815 strain IFO1815 genome assembly, chromosome: 15 DNA window TCACCACCGGCTCTAAGGGCAAATACATCAATCAAATAAATAGCGACGGCCTTTTGGCGCTCTAGCATAACTttgcttttcaaatttctcgTGTAGTCTCTTCTGATAGCATCGATATATGATTTCAATTGTCTTGCCTTTTCAAACTTCTTGAAGTCACTCTGGCCCTTCAACGACGAGTTTGCTGCCAATCTCACGTATTTGAATGAGTTGAATATATTCTCTCTCCACATGGCTAACCACTGAACAGTGTTATCGTGCCTAACCTCTCCCCACTTGTGTCCTTCTGGAGCTGGTGGAATAGGAGCGTCCTCACTTAGGTTCAGAACGATATCTTCAGGATTCactcttcttttcagcTTACCGGTCTTTGGGTGAGCGCCACGGCCTCTAAACAAATCGGGAGGTTCTACTTTGAAATTACCCACTTGTTCCTTTCTACCATCTAACTCACAGAATTTATAATCTTCctcaaatttttctctttctaaaCGAATCTGTTTCTTCTCTTGGGAGGTCAGTTGCTTTTTCTGTTCCTTTTGTAACTGGAAGTAGTCGAACATCTTGGTAAAATCACAACTagaaaattcttttatttcaatATCGTTGAGGGGACcgccattttcttttaatacTTGcaagaaatcattgaagaagttcttttgaaaaacagGATTTTTGGCGTGGTCACTCTCCAATAATGCAGCAAAAAACCCAGCTACCTCCTCAGCTTGTGGAGGTAAATCTACTGGTTTCCCATCGTAGTATAATTTGATGTGAGATGGCAAGGGTTGGTACGGTGGGGGAAAGATAACACCGTTATGTTTCAACGTAACCCATTTTATGGTGTCATCTtcgttttccttttcccaCCATTTATAttcatcttcctcatcttTCACTTTTTGGTCTTCTTCGtcctctttcttctttcttttctttttttcttggtctTCTTTCTTCGTCGTCTTTAACTTAACGTCACcatcttctttcttaatttttttaggCTTTGGAGTTGTGCGTTTCTTCACTTGTGGCGACggtggtgatgatgacgatggtAGTCGTTCGgtctttattttcttagtctttttcttggaaaTTGTAGAAATTGCTTCATCACTATCATAACCGTCCGCATCATCGCCTTGGAGGGAAGCAGTGTTTGTCGACtctatctttcttttcttcaaagtttgAGACAGTGGcacatcatcttcatcagagGACAACTCACGATTAACTTTGGAAGCATCAGCAATAGTCATTTTACGCGTTATAGGTTTCGAGCCCGtcctttctttcttcgttatttgttttttcacttGCTTCTATACAAAAAATAGCGTTTTTTAGGTACCTAGAGCaaccaagaaaatgagaaaaaagaatgaactTGCGATGGTGTTAAgaggaaaaatatataatagCTCTTGATGTGCATCGATTACTCAAGAAGAGGGAAAGATGCTgtaaagttgaaaaataaaagagctTTTCATGGCTGGTTTTTATtcgtttttcctttttttttaaagactGCAGCGGCGATTACCCGGTTAAGTACCAGGGCTCTCTGCCCAACGTACCTTTGTGTAAAATAGTATActttcatatatatatatatatatacatagTACATGTGTGTACTCACTTCTATGATGTTGAGTTTTGATGGGAATAGTATTAAACGCTTACATATTAGAATGCATCGTCCGTGGCCAGAGTTTGCAAGTTCCACTCGGTTTCAAAATTCGTCTTCAAGGCGCCAAGCTTGTTAATAATGCTATTGCAGGCGTTTTTCAAGGCATCCTTCGGGTCGTATCCCTCGGTGGTCTGTATTCTCAACTTGAACCGGGCGAAGAAAGGATGCTCAACCTTATAAGCGGCAAACAGCACCTTTCTATCGTTCAGGAGCTCTGCGCGGATCAGATTACCCAGCGTGTGGTCTTCCTTCTCAAACGTTATCACCACTGCGTTGGGGGCTTTAGTGTCGGGGTCAATCTTTAACTTGGACTCCCCTTCACCCAGAAGGAACAGTTCAAATCTGTCTGGAGCATTCATTATGCAGTGGTATGCAAAAGTATGTGGTTGGTTGACTGCGTGGTTAGTGTGGTCTAGCTTACCTAGCTTGTCCGCTCTTCTCTTGACATAAGCTCTTGCGTGTGCTAATGCAGTAAGCCCAGAATTTTCGCGGATGGTTCAAGAACTATGGTCCGGGTAACTAAAGTATTGTTAGCAATTGGGTAGCACCTATGCAGACAATACTGTGCAGGTGTATCCTATCGACAATGCGTACATTATTTGCGTGTATAATAGTCTGGGATTGTGGATGTCATAGAAATACACCTGCTGCTAGTATGGGCTCCCTAAATGATGGACCAATATTATGACGGTTACCCGTATATAAAATTTTATGTCCGTACGGGTAATGagtatttgattttctagtggtttttttcattcGCAAAAAATCGCTTTCATTTTGCAGTTCTTGAGCATACGTGATTTGCAAAACAACTGTCACTCCCCTCTCTACTATACTTACCTTCCTCCTTTCCTCACCGGTATTGCTAATATTCGAGACACCGTATTCTACTTTTCAGAACCGTTCACGTACCACGCTTTCTTTGTACCCCTTCTCTCACAACAGGCTACATTATTGAGCGCTTTCAGTATAATCTGTCTACCCTTTTGTTGTGTTCTGTTTGAGAATAattggaaaaggaaaaaaataactaaTAAAACAGGTTACAAAGCACAAAAAATGTCACAGGTCTGGCATAATCCGAACTCACAGTCAAACGATGTGGCTACCTCTAATGATGCTGCGGGCTCCAACGAAAGAAACGAAAGAAACGAGAAAGAACCTCTCCTCCAGGGAAACCAGTCGAGTTTTGttcagcagcaacaacGCATTACTTTGCCCTCGCTATCTGCCTTGAATAAtaaggaagaaaatggaagagATTCTAATGGGCAACTGCCTTTAGCTTCTCATGGTACTCACATATTAGGTTATCCTCCTACACATCCGAATATCATACCCTCAATCACAAGTGATTCTACATTTAAACAGTCTCACGAGTACCAACCTCACCCCAAgtcttcttcctcatctCCTTCTATAAACACTTCGGTTATGAACGCTGCTTCCGCTTCAGCACCGGCTCCTCTTCCTACAGCAGGAGGCGCcagcttttctttgtcGAGATTTGACAATCCATTACCGATAAATGCTCCTGTTCACACAGAAGGTTCGCAAAGCTATAACTGTCcccaagaagaagaaaaagcaagTCAACAGACCCAAGATCACAAGGAAGTTTCCGCCGGTGCGCAACCTACTGATGCCACCAAGTCTGCCAATGATCATATAGATACTAATGacgataataataataataatagtaataataataatgagaaTTTCAACGAAGAAGACCCTGATTACAGACCTCTAAATGTCAAAGATGCCCTTTCTTACCTTGAACAGGtcaaatttcaatttaGTTCGCGTCCCGATATTTACAACCTCTTTTTAGATATTATGAAGGACTTCAAGTCACAAGCAATAGACACACCAGGAGTCATTGAAAGAGTATCTACATTATTCAGAGGTTACCCAATTTTGATTCAAGGATTCAACACTTTCTTACCTCAAGGTTATAGGATCGAGTGTTCTACTAACCCGGACGACCCTATTAGAGTCACTACCCCCATGGGTACTACAACTGTGAACAATAACATCAGTCCACCTGAAAGAGGCACCATAGATGCACAGGAACCCAGTTCCCTTCCAGAAGCGGACGGGAACGGTACTCAACGATCCCACAATGTGCCCATGGTGCCTTCGAATGTTTACCACTCAGAACAGAACCAAGATCAACAGCAAGTTTTGCCTCTTTCAGCTACATCTACCGGGTTACCCTCGATTCAGCAATCTGAAATTCCTGtacatcatcaaattccTCAAATCCAACCTTTAGCGGTTCAAGAAgatgtcaaaaaaaatgttgacGTCGAGTTTAGCCAAGCCATAAGCTATGTTAATAAGATCAAAACTAGATTTGCTGACCAACCTGATATTTATAAGCATTTCTTGGAAATACTGCAAACTTATCAACGGGAACAAAAGCCAATAAACGAAGTCTATGCGCAAGTGACCCATCTATTTCAAAATGCACCAGATTTACTAGAAGATTTTAAGAAATTTTTGCCCGACTCTTCAGCTTCTGCAAACCAGCAAGTGCAACATGCTCAACAACACgctcaacaacaacaggaTGCTCAAATGCAGGCTCAGGCGCAGGCTCAAATGCAGGCTCAGGCTCAGGCGCAGGCTCAGGCGCAGGTTCAAGCTCAGGCTCAGGCGCAAGCTCAAGCCCAAGCTCAAGCagaacagcagcagcagcaattTTTATATCCAGCATCAAGCTATTACGGTCATTCTAATAATCGAGGTATCCCTCAACAAAACTTGCCACCTATTGGAAGTTTCTCACCCCCAACAAATGGTTCTACTGTACATGAAAACTATCAGGATCAGCAGCATATGCAACCACCCCATTTGATGCCCTTACCATCGATGGTTCAACATGGCGCAAACATAGTACATCAAGGGATTGCAAATGAAAACTTACCTCTTTCGGACTTAAGGACGTCTCTCACGGAACAGTACGCTCCTTCTAATAttcagcaacagcagcaacaacatcCCCAAAGCATTAGTCCTATAGCAAATTCGCAGTATGGTGATGTTCCCGTTAGACCAGAAATTGATTTGGATCCAAGTATTGTTCCTGTAGTCCCTGAACCAACTGAACCCATCGAGGATAATATATCACTTAATGAAGAGGTCACTTTTTTCGAGAAGGCGAAGAGGTATATTGGCAATAAGCATTTATACACAGaatttctaaaaattttgaatttgtaCTCCCAAGATATTCTTGACCTTGACGATTTAGTGGAGAAGGTTGATTTTTATTTGGGTTCCAACAAGGAACTATTTTCATGGTTCAAAAACTTTGTTGGCTACCAAGAGAGGACCAAATTTATCGAGAATATCGTTCATGAAAAACATAGATTGGATTTAGATTTATGTGAGGCATTTGGCCCAAGCTACAAAAGGCTACCGAAAAGTGATACTTTCATGCCATGTTCAGGTAGAGATGATATGTGTTGGGAAGTTCTGAATGATGAATGGGTTGGACATCCTGTATGGGCTTCAGAGGATTCTGGATTTATCGCCCATCGTAAAAATCAATATGAGGAAACATTGTTTAAGATTGAAGAGGAAAGACATGAGTATGACTTCTACATTGAATCTAATTTAAGAACTATCCAATGCTTAGAAACAATCGTAAATAAGATAGAAAATATGACGGAAAATGAGAAGGTCAACTTTAAACTTCCTCCAGGTCTTGGTCATACTTCGATGACTATTTATAAAAAAGTGATAAGAAAAGTCTATGATAAGGAGAGGGGGTTCGAGATTATTGACGCTTTACATGAACACCCTGCTGTGACAGCTCCGGTTGTTCTGAAAAGACTAAAACAAAAGGATGAAGAATGGAGAAGAGCTCAACGCGAGTGGAATAAGGTCTGGAGGGAGCTAGAACAGaaagttttcttcaagtcgTTAGATCATTTAGGTTTAACATTCAAACAGGCCgataaaaaattattaaCTACAAAACAACTGATATCGGAGATTAGTAGTATCAAAGTCGatcaaacaaacaaaaaaattcactGGTTAACTCCCAAACCAAAGAGCCAGTTAGACTTTGATTTCCCTgataagaatattttctgtGATATCTTGTATTTGGCAGACAGTTTCATAAGTCATACTACAGCATATTCGAATCCTGATAAAGAAAGgttgaaagatttattaAAATACTTCATatctttgttcttttctatttctcTAGAAGAGATCGAAGAATCTTTACAAGCTTATAAGCAAAGTGTATCAGAATCTAGCGGATCCGACGATGGGGGTTCTAGTGTATCGAGGAAAAGGTCGTATCAACAGGAAATGACTTTGCTTGATATTTTGCACAGAAGCAGGTACCAAAAGTTAAAGCGTTctaaagatgaagatgggAAAGTCCCACAACTTTCAGAAGCGCCTGATGAGGAatctaatattattgagGAAGAAGAGCTCATCAATGAAGAGGCCAAAAATCCTTGGCTAACTGGGAATCTAGTGGAGGAGGCAAACTCTCAGGGTATGATTCAAAACCGTGGTATATTTAATTTGTTCGCAAATACGAATATTTATATCTTCTTCCGTCACTGGACAACGATATATGAGCGACTTTTGGAAATCAAGcaaatgaatgaaaaagtcacaaaagaaatcaatacAAGATCGACGGTTACGTTTGCTAAAGATTTGGATCTACTATCGAACCAACTTTCTGAAATGGGTCTGGATTTCATTGGTGAAGACGCGTACAAACAGGTATTGAAATTGAGCAGAAGATTGATAAACGGTGATCTTGAGCATCAGTGGTTTGAAGAGAGCTTGCGCCAGGCTTATAATAATAGGGCCTTTAAACTTTATACAATCGACAAAGTTACTCAATCGTTAGTGAAGCATGCTCACACCTTGATGACCGATGCTAAAACTGCAGAAATAATGGCGTTGTTTGTTAAGGATAGAAATGTCACTACGACGAGTGCGAAAGGCCAAATTATTTACCGCTTGCAGGTGCGTTCTCATATGTCTAACACAGAAAATATGTTCAGAATAGAGTTCGATAAAAGAACTTTGCACGTTTCCATTCAATATATTGCCCTTGATGATTTGACACTAAAGGAACctaaagaagatgaagataaaTGGAAATATTATGTAACATCGTATGCTTTACCACATCCGACAGAAGGTGTTTTGCACGAGAAACTGAAGATACCATTTTTGGAGAGGCTCATCGAATTTGGACAAGATATTGATGGAAAGGATGTAGATGAAAAGTTCTCGCCAGAAGGCATTTCTGTATCGACATTGAAAATTAAAATCCAGCCAACGACCTATAAATTGGATATCGAAAATGGGTCTTACGATGTTTTTACTCGTAAGTCTGCTAACAAATATCCTACTGTTGCTAATGATGATACTCACAAAGAAGTGGTTGTTCAGAAAAAGGAGCTGATATCAAGATTTTTAGACTGTGCGGTTCATTTGAGAAACGATCTAAATGAAAGCCAGAAAATAAGTatgcaagaaaaatttgaaagtcTTAAAGACACTACAGCCAAATTGAATGTTGACGGTCAGGTAGTAGACAccaaaattgaagaagctACAAAGACGAAACAAGAGCAGCAAGAGAATTTGGCGTCTTCCGATGCGAGTGTGTTTTCTTCCACGTCTGATGTACCAcaagatgataatatagAAGTGATGCGAAGTACGGGACTCTCAGATACAGAGACAAAGATCTAGTAAATGACTCTCAACAAGGTTGCTACGGATGTTTATGGCTTAAAAGGGCACAGCCATCTGATATATACTCTTATATAATGTCAAAGATGTAACATTGTAattttagaaaaggaaattgtAAGTGTTCTGCGGTATTCAAAACGTACCGATTACTTGCGAAAAGGTAAATGATAATATGCCGTGATTAGTACTTGAATATTTATACGTCTTTattagattttttgaagacaTTATTTTGACCTGTTTTAAAAAGGGTATGGTATTATAAAAGGGCTAGTTCATATAAATACCCGATTTTTCTCTATATGAATTTCTTATTCCATATCAACGTCGACACCAAAATCGTCCAGTGATTCCCCCCAATCGTTGAACCATTTTTCGCGGGAAGCAGATCTGCCATTTTGAGCAACTCTACTTCTTACTACCTGTTCACCGCCTTCATTACATGTCTCTATCGTTGAAGTTTTAGGATTAGAAACGGTAGTTGTTTCGCCTCCATCAGGCGGCCAAGGAAGTGAGAGGATGATATCTTCTAACGGGGAGTCAACTTCATAATTGGATATATCATTCTTTGGAAAGTTGTTTCCATTCCCTGTGGGAATGCCATATGGCCACAGCCATAAATGGACAGGGCCAAGGTATAATATAGCATTGGTGTGCAAATCAAAATTGTAAGGGAAATTTACAAGTCCTTCAAAACTGGATCTTTGTTGCTTCAAAAGCCCTTCGGCGTCCCTTTCATGTTGAAGTGTCTTTGATTCAGGATAGATTCTCCAAGTGTTATAAATCAATTTCTGGATCAACCTTCTGGAGTCAAATAGAGATTCGAGCCGATCCATATCCCACGACTCAATTTGAGATCTTCCGTTCACTATTTGATTAAATAAACACCGTAAGAAAAGGACCGTTATCGTTAACAggacaaaaaaattcaagggACTCAAAATTGTTAAAAAGGTTAGttctgattttttgaagaggtATCCAGGAAAGTTCCTCCGTTGCCAAATGAAGCATATTCGCTTAACTTGAAtgcaaaataaaatactGGTAGTAATAATGATCCAAAATAAGAATCTTAAGAAATGCGGATAGTTTCCGAAGCCGACACAATTCATAGTCCAAGGGCAATGATGATCCATCATTAGAACGCATTGGTTGCAGGTTTTACAATGGTGAGAACGCTCTGGTTTATAATTCTGGCACTTCTTACAGAAATTCGGCCAGATGCCAGGAGTTGGTTGGTAGTTGGGTAAAGGTCTTCCGGGATTCGTGTAGATGGCcaaataataagaaaaccATATCAttgacaaagaaaactCAAATCCTATTTGTTTCGCTATTGGCAAGAAATTggataaaataaaataatgcGCACCATAACCTATAAATGATATCAAAAGTGTTGGTATAGCTATCCCTAACCAAGGCCATCTCAACTTTACAGCCATAGCCAAGCGACCAACTatgttttgataaaattctGTATGATGTACCACACCATACAAGACAGTGTTCAATGTTTCTTCTATTCTCTGCGTTTTGTAAACGCGAGCGAGAAAAGTTATATAGGAAGCGTAAAATATACACGAAAACAGCTAGTAAACAATGGAAACAAGCTCTATTTCAATTACAAAATCATGCCTGGAGCAAGAATCTTCCTCATCACCAAAATCATAGCTCATATGAGAATGGGgcaatcttcttcttcctttccTTGAGAAGTACTTTATACTTAATTGTATAACTGGGAGGATATATTCCTTTGCTCTTTTAAGCACATCTAGAAACCTGTTCTTATTCCAACTTTAAAAACTACTAtctatataataataagtaCTTTTGAAATCCCAAATATCTAAGAGATAATTCCGCTTTCCATTTTAATATGAACTAACTCATAACTGTTCAATAAACCTCTCAAATGGCATAAGGATGCAATAACAACtagaaaatggaaaagttgATGAGAATGCCCCCAAATGTCAAATTTGCCGGGGCAAACCTTCTCAGGAAACCTCATTCCGTAAAGAACAGCGCcgattatatataaaacgCCTCCGAGTAACACCCAAAATAGCTGAATTTGTGTCcaaatttctgaaaaaCTATAGCAGTAAAGACCACTAAAAATTGGAACGATTGAAGATAGCccaaaacaaacaaatagCCCAGCTCTATAGGGTCTCCACTCTCTTTTCCGAAACTTATCTTTTAGCGACACTATACTACACGCAACTCCAAAGCTGACAGTAATAAGCGCAAATAGacaaaacaaagaaaatttttcgtAATAGCCATAGAATAAAATGCTGACCATAGATGTGACAATCAGTATGCAAATTCCAAGGTAATCTAGCTTGTTACCTAAGGTAGCAATTCTTAAGGAATGACTTTTTAGACAATGAAATGAGCTGCTCAGTATCAAACACGCAAATGCCCCCGAATAAAAGAGGTCAATTACCACATGATCTTTCCACGTAGTGGTTTCAAACACCttgatagttgatttatctAGCAATAGAACAGTGAAAAACCCAAGAGCAGGGACTAAATGTGAATAAATATTGACACTTTCGTTATGTAGGTAAAAcaaacttttgaaagtcTCGATAAAACTACTAGTTTCCCTTACGTACCCATGTAGAATAAAGTCATTATCTCTTTGCCATTCTGGAATTTCATCCCAACTATACAGCCTCTTTAGCactttttttgcttctGCGACCTCTGCGGGATTTGCGGATGTCTTCCCGGCAgctctcttcttcagttcTTGCACACTCTTGGTCCTCTCTAATAAAGTTGACATTTGGAATGACTCTTTTCTAACATGCATCATAGTCAATGCCacagaaaaatttaatgCATTTGAGTCAAGGAACGCTGGCCTAAATACTACTTCTAATCAACTATTCCAAGAGATGTTggatttccaaaaaaaaaaagagctCAACAACGGAAGACCGCCTACTAACCCCGagtttccattttttagCCTACTCAAAGTaaataagaaaactttGATACTTAATTTCTGGCCTAATCAAGCTAGTGCTACCCTAGAGGAAACAAGTTATTAGTACactttttgtattcttGATGAATTGTCGCATTCCTTCAAAACCTTCAACATACagttgaatttttctttttaaaatGCGGTTTCAAATTTGAGTCCGCTTTCTATGGAAAATATGAATGAAGCGAACGTGCTTGCAACTATTGTCAAATTTAAACTTGTAAAATGAGCATAGGACTACTGTAACCACCTTGGAAAGACATACGGTTGCAAGATTTGAACAAGCCATAAGTCTTTCCATACTTATCCTAGGATTTCTACCTCATTTGATGAATCAAGGATTCGAACTTCAGGAAGTTTTTCAGCATATATTGGCTTTTCTCTAATCTAATGCCCCAAGCCGTCATAAATAGCCATTTTAGTTTAAAGGTGCTTATCCGTACACATTGCAACTTTTACTCCTTTCTCTTTAACAGATCATAGCTActgtttgttttttcttcttaagatttttttatactCCAATTTATTATCTGCATTGCTACCAATAGTGTTTCAGTGAATCAGTTATATACTTCGAAAGGCAGATAAccctttcttttataaGTGTTTATCAAAGCAGGATAACATAAGACAAGGATATTCTTCGAAGATTTATAGAAATCATGGAGAGTACAGTAGGAGACCTTTCCGAAAATATGCACGAGGATCAGGGGATTCAAAAAGTAATTTTACCCACTGATTTCAATAAATGCTCTAGAACTGACCTTGTGGTACTCATATCACGGATGTTAGTATCATTGATAGCAATCAATGAAAATTCCGTATCTAAGATACCTGAAAACCAAATTACTTTAACGCGATACCATTCCAAGATTCCACCTAACATATCAATTTTCAACTATTTTATACGACTGACTAAATTTTCCTCTCTAGAACATTGTGTGCTTATGACATCACTTTATTATATTGATTTGCTACAAACTGCGTATCCTGATTTCACGCTAAATTCATTGACAGCCCATAGGTTCTTATTAACAGCCACTACAATCGCAACAAAAGGTTTGTGTGATTCATTTTCTACTAATGCACATTATGCTAAGGTTGGGGGTGTACGATGTCATGAATTGAATATACTAGAGAACGATTTTTTAAAGAGAGTGaattatagaattattCCGAGGGATCATAACATTATGTTATGTAGTATAGaacaaaaacagaaaaaatttgtcaTAGATAAAAACGCATTAGGGTCTTTTGATTTGGATTCTTATTCCTATACTGATCGTCCAAAAAGTGGATATAATGTCCTGGATAAATATTATCGAAGAATAGTTCAATTGGTGGGTTCCTTTAACGCTTCACCAGATAAGAGTAAGAAAATTGATTATGTTCTCCCGTCCAATATTGATAAGGACAATGAGAGCGGTCCTCAAATTAATGAACAAAGGGGATCATTGCCTAACCACTATTCACAGAAACGAAACTCTGAGGCAAAAGACGCAAATACATATCACAAGCGGTCAAAACCTGATTAAATATTCATCGTAAAGTTTTCTATATCAATCATTATCGAGCAAAATTACAGACCCTTTATCATACATAAATATATTCGTGTATATCTATAAAAATGTGTGTGTGTAATAAGCAATCGGCAGCATTCAACTTAACAAACAAATATTGTTAATATTTTGACGACGAAAGGATAATATCTTTTAATTGTCTCCTGGTAAATATAATATCACAACATCAcgctcttcttctttcaacaaGGATagtaaaaacaaaaaaacagaaaaggaGTAGTATCAAGAACGCTAATGCACGTAACCTAATACGGTCCTTCGTGTGTCCCACCTATAATTTCACTCACTGTTaattattttgaaagatcGCTAAAAAAACTGTACTGTTTGAACTGTAACAATAATACATACTTCTACAGGTATTAAAAAAGACCTCTCATTAACAAAAGTATTTACCTCTAGTAAATAAATTTAGTTCGGAAGTCATATACATAATATTTggttaataaaaaaataaaaaaaacaaaaaaaagtacaaaaatattattttaactaaaaaaaattgaaaaagtatcACGTGAGTTTTAATATTTATTATGTtgataaataatattaggccatcggaaaatttttcacttgtTACATTGTTCATGTATTTTAAAGACAGATATGAGGAGCGAAGATTAAACAATCAAAAAGCACCAACTCCGTACGTTATGGCTTCTCAAAATCCAGATGTGCTTCTTTCTAAAGTAGTAAATGTGATCAGGGCTGCTTCTTCGTTAGCCGGTCAAGATGTGGACTTTTACAAAAATCTAGACAGGGAGTTTGgtaaagttttgaaatcaaagtCGGATAAGCTTGCGGATATGGCAAATGAAATCATACTTTCTATTGATGAGCATCACGAATCGTTTGAACTcaaagatgaagatatttCTGGATTGTGGAATGACTTTGGAAATATAATGGATAACCTGTTAGAAATGTCAGACCATTCGTTGGATAAGCTAAATCGTGCAGTGACCTCAAAGCCTAACGGTGCTGATCTTCAGTATTTAGGCGActtttcagaaaagaaCTTGTCTCCTGCGAAAAGAGTCGAAAAACCTCAGTTAAAGTTCAAAACTCCAATTGATAACAGTGAAAGTCATCCGTTCATACCTTTGCTTAAGGAAAAGCCAAATGCATTGAAGCCTCTTTCTGACAGTTTGAGGTTGATTGAAGAGGATGATAATACT harbors:
- the SIN3 gene encoding transcriptional regulator SIN3 (similar to Saccharomyces cerevisiae SIN3 (YOL004W); ancestral locus Anc_6.29); the encoded protein is MSQVWHNPNSQSNDVATSNDAAGSNERNERNEKEPLLQGNQSSFVQQQQRITLPSLSALNNKEENGRDSNGQLPLASHGTHILGYPPTHPNIIPSITSDSTFKQSHEYQPHPKSSSSSPSINTSVMNAASASAPAPLPTAGGASFSLSRFDNPLPINAPVHTEGSQSYNCPQEEEKASQQTQDHKEVSAGAQPTDATKSANDHIDTNDDNNNNNSNNNNENFNEEDPDYRPLNVKDALSYLEQVKFQFSSRPDIYNLFLDIMKDFKSQAIDTPGVIERVSTLFRGYPILIQGFNTFLPQGYRIECSTNPDDPIRVTTPMGTTTVNNNISPPERGTIDAQEPSSLPEADGNGTQRSHNVPMVPSNVYHSEQNQDQQQVLPLSATSTGLPSIQQSEIPVHHQIPQIQPLAVQEDVKKNVDVEFSQAISYVNKIKTRFADQPDIYKHFLEILQTYQREQKPINEVYAQVTHLFQNAPDLLEDFKKFLPDSSASANQQVQHAQQHAQQQQDAQMQAQAQAQMQAQAQAQAQAQVQAQAQAQAQAQAQAEQQQQQFLYPASSYYGHSNNRGIPQQNLPPIGSFSPPTNGSTVHENYQDQQHMQPPHLMPLPSMVQHGANIVHQGIANENLPLSDLRTSLTEQYAPSNIQQQQQQHPQSISPIANSQYGDVPVRPEIDLDPSIVPVVPEPTEPIEDNISLNEEVTFFEKAKRYIGNKHLYTEFLKILNLYSQDILDLDDLVEKVDFYLGSNKELFSWFKNFVGYQERTKFIENIVHEKHRLDLDLCEAFGPSYKRLPKSDTFMPCSGRDDMCWEVLNDEWVGHPVWASEDSGFIAHRKNQYEETLFKIEEERHEYDFYIESNLRTIQCLETIVNKIENMTENEKVNFKLPPGLGHTSMTIYKKVIRKVYDKERGFEIIDALHEHPAVTAPVVLKRLKQKDEEWRRAQREWNKVWRELEQKVFFKSLDHLGLTFKQADKKLLTTKQLISEISSIKVDQTNKKIHWLTPKPKSQLDFDFPDKNIFCDILYLADSFISHTTAYSNPDKERLKDLLKYFISLFFSISLEEIEESLQAYKQSVSESSGSDDGGSSVSRKRSYQQEMTLLDILHRSRYQKLKRSKDEDGKVPQLSEAPDEESNIIEEEELINEEAKNPWLTGNLVEEANSQGMIQNRGIFNLFANTNIYIFFRHWTTIYERLLEIKQMNEKVTKEINTRSTVTFAKDLDLLSNQLSEMGLDFIGEDAYKQVLKLSRRLINGDLEHQWFEESLRQAYNNRAFKLYTIDKVTQSLVKHAHTLMTDAKTAEIMALFVKDRNVTTTSAKGQIIYRLQVRSHMSNTENMFRIEFDKRTLHVSIQYIALDDLTLKEPKEDEDKWKYYVTSYALPHPTEGVLHEKLKIPFLERLIEFGQDIDGKDVDEKFSPEGISVSTLKIKIQPTTYKLDIENGSYDVFTRKSANKYPTVANDDTHKEVVVQKKELISRFLDCAVHLRNDLNESQKISMQEKFESLKDTTAKLNVDGQVVDTKIEEATKTKQEQQENLASSDASVFSSTSDVPQDDNIEVMRSTGLSDTETKI
- the PFA4 gene encoding palmitoyltransferase PFA4 (similar to Saccharomyces cerevisiae PFA4 (YOL003C); ancestral locus Anc_6.28); translation: MAVKLRWPWLGIAIPTLLISFIGYGAHYFILSNFLPIAKQIGFEFSLSMIWFSYYLAIYTNPGRPLPNYQPTPGIWPNFCKKCQNYKPERSHHCKTCNQCVLMMDHHCPWTMNCVGFGNYPHFLRFLFWIIITTSILFCIQVKRICFIWQRRNFPGYLFKKSELTFLTILSPLNFFVLLTITVLFLRCLFNQIVNGRSQIESWDMDRLESLFDSRRLIQKLIYNTWRIYPESKTLQHERDAEGLLKQQRSSFEGLVNFPYNFDLHTNAILYLGPVHLWLWPYGIPTGNGNNFPKNDISNYEVDSPLEDIILSLPWPPDGGETTTVSNPKTSTIETCNEGGEQVVRSRVAQNGRSASREKWFNDWGESLDDFGVDVDME
- the IZH2 gene encoding PAQR-type receptor (similar to Saccharomyces cerevisiae IZH2 (YOL002C); ancestral locus Anc_6.27): MSTLLERTKSVQELKKRAAGKTSANPAEVAEAKKVLKRLYSWDEIPEWQRDNDFILHGYVRETSSFIETFKSLFYLHNESVNIYSHLVPALGFFTVLLLDKSTIKVFETTTWKDHVVIDLFYSGAFACLILSSSFHCLKSHSLRIATLGNKLDYLGICILIVTSMVSILFYGYYEKFSLFCLFALITVSFGVACSIVSLKDKFRKREWRPYRAGLFVCFGLSSIVPIFSGLYCYSFSEIWTQIQLFWVLLGGVLYIIGAVLYGMRFPEKVCPGKFDIWGHSHQLFHFLVVIASLCHLRGLLNSYELVHIKMESGIIS